From one Plantibacter flavus genomic stretch:
- a CDS encoding dihydrolipoamide acetyltransferase family protein, whose amino-acid sequence MSDLQFELPDVGEGLTEAEIVAWKVAPGDAVSVNQVLVEIETAKSLVELPSPFAGTVGALLVQEGQTVDVGTPIISVSTGGGAPSAEPAAPAPAVVESEEATLAADTAASVSPAEEPRPGAVLVGYGSAGSTSSRRRGRGATPVVEPASPAVTPQPPVRRQPPSSIPAASALPVIAKPPIRKLAKDLEVDLTAIEGTGLAGEITRDDVIREASQASVFRNIETPEWADEREERIPVKGVRKAIATAMTRSAFTAPHVSLFVDVDATRTMEFVKRLKNSTDFAGVKVSPLLIMAKAMIWAVRRNPTVNSEWTDQEIIVRHYVNLGVAAATPRGLIVPNVKEAQAMSLLELARALETLTLTARDGKTPPADQQNGTITVTNIGVFGMDTGTPILNPGEVGIVALGTIKQKPWVVDGEVRSRFVTTLGASFDHRVVDGDVASRFLADVASIIEEPALLLD is encoded by the coding sequence ATGAGTGATCTCCAGTTCGAACTGCCGGACGTCGGCGAAGGCCTGACCGAGGCCGAGATCGTCGCATGGAAGGTCGCGCCGGGCGACGCCGTCTCGGTCAACCAGGTGCTGGTCGAGATCGAGACCGCGAAGTCGCTCGTCGAACTCCCGTCGCCGTTCGCCGGCACCGTCGGCGCCCTGCTCGTCCAGGAGGGCCAGACCGTCGACGTCGGGACGCCCATCATCAGCGTGAGCACCGGTGGTGGAGCGCCGAGCGCCGAGCCGGCCGCGCCCGCACCGGCGGTCGTCGAGTCGGAGGAGGCCACGCTGGCCGCCGACACCGCGGCGAGCGTCTCTCCCGCCGAAGAGCCGCGCCCTGGCGCAGTGCTCGTCGGATACGGCAGCGCCGGCAGCACCTCGAGTCGTCGCCGTGGCCGTGGCGCGACGCCGGTCGTCGAGCCGGCGAGCCCGGCCGTCACCCCGCAGCCGCCCGTGCGCCGCCAGCCGCCGTCGAGCATCCCCGCCGCGTCCGCGCTGCCGGTCATCGCCAAGCCGCCGATCCGGAAGCTCGCGAAGGACCTCGAGGTCGACCTCACGGCGATCGAGGGCACCGGGCTCGCGGGTGAGATCACCCGCGACGACGTCATCCGTGAGGCCAGTCAGGCGAGCGTGTTCCGCAACATCGAGACGCCGGAGTGGGCCGACGAGCGCGAGGAGCGCATCCCGGTCAAGGGCGTCCGCAAGGCCATCGCGACGGCCATGACCCGAAGTGCCTTCACCGCGCCGCACGTCTCCCTCTTCGTCGACGTCGACGCGACGCGCACGATGGAGTTCGTCAAGCGCCTGAAGAACTCGACGGACTTCGCCGGCGTCAAGGTCTCGCCGCTGCTCATCATGGCCAAGGCGATGATCTGGGCGGTCCGCCGCAACCCCACGGTCAACAGCGAGTGGACGGACCAGGAGATCATCGTCCGCCATTACGTGAACCTCGGGGTCGCCGCCGCGACACCGCGCGGACTGATCGTCCCGAACGTCAAGGAGGCGCAGGCGATGAGCCTGCTCGAGCTGGCACGCGCCCTCGAGACCCTCACGCTCACGGCCCGCGACGGCAAGACGCCGCCGGCCGACCAGCAGAACGGCACGATCACGGTGACGAACATCGGTGTCTTCGGCATGGACACCGGCACCCCGATCCTCAACCCGGGCGAGGTCGGCATCGTCGCGCTCGGCACGATCAAGCAGAAGCCGTGGGTCGTCGACGGTGAGGTGCGCAGCCGCTTCGTGACGACGCTCGGCGCATCCTTCGACCACCGCGTGGTGGACGGCGACGTCGCGAGCCGCTTCCTGGCGGACGTCGCGTCGATCATCGAGGAGCCGGCGCTGCTGCTCGACTGA
- a CDS encoding alpha-ketoacid dehydrogenase subunit beta, which yields MTTTTMPMAKALNAGLRKAMTEDDKVLLMGEDIGPLGGVFRVTEGLHAEFGGDRVLDTPLAESGIVGTAIGLAMRGYRPVCEIQFDGFVFPAFNQITTQLAKLTNRHEGKLQMPVVIRIPYGGHIGAVEHHQESPEAYFAHTAGLRVVSPSTPNDAYWMIQEAIASNDPVVFLEPKSRYWPKGEVDLDGSAAPLHGSRVVRTGTEVTLAGHGAIVSVMLQAAELAATEGTSVEVVDMRSLSPIDYDPLVESVRRTGRLVYVQEAPGFTSVGSEIAATVTERAFYSLEAPVLRVSGFDTPFPPAKLEGVYLPDADRILEAVDRSLAY from the coding sequence ATGACGACGACCACCATGCCGATGGCCAAGGCGCTGAACGCCGGCCTGCGCAAGGCGATGACCGAAGACGACAAGGTCCTGCTCATGGGCGAGGACATCGGCCCGCTCGGCGGCGTCTTCCGCGTCACCGAGGGCTTGCACGCCGAGTTCGGCGGCGACCGCGTCCTCGACACCCCGCTGGCGGAGTCCGGCATCGTCGGCACCGCGATCGGCCTCGCCATGCGCGGCTACCGACCGGTGTGCGAGATCCAGTTCGACGGCTTCGTGTTCCCGGCCTTCAACCAGATCACGACGCAGCTCGCGAAGCTCACCAACCGGCACGAGGGCAAGCTGCAGATGCCCGTCGTCATCCGGATCCCCTACGGCGGACACATCGGCGCGGTCGAGCACCACCAGGAGAGCCCCGAGGCGTACTTCGCCCACACGGCCGGCCTGCGCGTGGTCAGTCCGTCGACCCCGAACGACGCCTACTGGATGATCCAGGAGGCCATCGCCTCGAACGACCCGGTCGTCTTCCTCGAGCCGAAGAGCCGCTATTGGCCGAAGGGCGAGGTCGACCTCGACGGCTCGGCCGCACCACTGCACGGCAGCCGCGTCGTCCGCACCGGCACGGAGGTCACTCTCGCCGGACACGGCGCGATCGTGAGCGTCATGCTGCAGGCGGCTGAACTGGCCGCCACGGAGGGCACGAGCGTCGAGGTCGTCGACATGCGCTCGCTGTCGCCCATCGACTACGACCCGCTCGTGGAATCCGTCCGACGGACCGGCCGCCTCGTCTACGTGCAGGAGGCGCCCGGGTTCACGAGCGTCGGCTCGGAGATCGCGGCGACCGTCACCGAGCGCGCCTTCTACTCGCTCGAGGCACCCGTCCTGCGGGTGTCCGGGTTCGACACCCCGTTCCCGCCGGCGAAGCTCGAAGGCGTCTACCTCCCGGATGCCGACCGCATCCTCGAGGCCGTCGACCGCTCGCTGGCGTACTGA